From Candidatus Aramenus sp. CH1, one genomic window encodes:
- a CDS encoding AMP-binding protein, producing the protein MNWIPDREWKEESNVGRWLANRGLSLEEFQRQTWEKPEEFWASFLDEVGLRFRKRPEKVLDLSRGKEWAKWFVDSKLNVTDMLNDSADVFVQSMDEEGNVKSLTYSQVLDWAKAISSWLKNVGLRKGDRVAVYMPMRVEIVPVMLGIARAGMVIVPLFSGYGEEPIRVRVEDSGARVIFTVDSYTRKGKEVEPYKNLERLNLLKVVLKESKELKDYVDFKEVLKAPGDGYEETEAEDPMMIIYTSGTTGKPKGCVHVHGGFPVKAGADMYFHFDVRRGESVSWISDMGWMMGPWLLFGALLTGAKVALLDGFATPDALRQFVDSLNVKVLGLSASLARSLRASDPSLRLDVRVVGNTGEPIDPESWEWLYKATSSPVINYSGGTEISGAILGNYVVKEMKPSSFNGQSPGIRADVFDEKGRPAPPNVEGELVVLSVWPGMTRGFWRDPERYISTYWSRWKGVWVHGDLAMKDEEGFFYIVGRSDDVVKVSGKRIGPGEIEAVIDSHPFIVESACVGVPDKVKGEVLVCFVVPKASKEGLEAELLEYLEEKLGKALVPSHIILVRDLPRTRNGKIMRRLIRNALLGKELGDTSSLENPQSLEEIKRAVKGD; encoded by the coding sequence ATGAATTGGATTCCGGACAGGGAGTGGAAGGAGGAGAGCAACGTAGGGAGGTGGCTGGCAAACAGGGGACTCTCCCTGGAGGAGTTCCAGAGACAGACGTGGGAGAAACCGGAGGAGTTCTGGGCGTCCTTTTTGGACGAGGTGGGCTTGAGATTTAGGAAGAGGCCTGAGAAGGTACTAGACCTCTCCAGAGGGAAGGAGTGGGCCAAGTGGTTCGTGGACTCTAAGCTCAACGTCACCGACATGCTTAACGACAGTGCGGACGTCTTCGTGCAGTCCATGGACGAGGAAGGTAACGTCAAATCGCTAACCTACTCGCAGGTGCTGGATTGGGCAAAGGCCATCTCTAGCTGGCTAAAGAACGTGGGGCTTAGGAAGGGAGACAGAGTGGCGGTCTACATGCCTATGAGGGTTGAGATAGTGCCAGTCATGCTGGGCATTGCCAGGGCGGGGATGGTGATAGTCCCCCTGTTCTCCGGTTACGGGGAGGAGCCAATAAGAGTGAGGGTTGAGGACAGCGGGGCAAGAGTGATCTTCACTGTCGACAGCTACACTAGGAAGGGGAAGGAAGTGGAGCCATACAAGAACCTAGAGAGGCTAAACTTGCTCAAGGTTGTGTTAAAGGAGAGTAAGGAGCTAAAGGACTACGTGGACTTTAAGGAGGTACTGAAAGCTCCAGGCGATGGTTACGAGGAAACGGAGGCGGAGGACCCCATGATGATCATCTATACCTCAGGAACAACGGGAAAGCCAAAGGGATGCGTTCACGTCCACGGAGGTTTCCCGGTAAAGGCTGGGGCTGACATGTACTTCCACTTCGACGTAAGGAGAGGGGAGTCAGTTTCGTGGATCTCCGACATGGGATGGATGATGGGACCGTGGTTGCTGTTCGGCGCCCTCCTCACAGGGGCAAAGGTAGCCCTACTGGACGGCTTCGCTACCCCAGACGCGTTAAGGCAGTTCGTGGACTCCCTCAACGTGAAGGTTTTAGGCCTTTCAGCAAGCCTAGCGAGGAGCTTGAGGGCCTCAGACCCCTCCCTGAGGCTGGATGTCAGAGTAGTGGGCAACACCGGGGAGCCAATTGACCCGGAAAGCTGGGAGTGGCTTTACAAGGCGACCTCCTCCCCTGTCATAAACTACAGCGGAGGGACTGAGATATCAGGGGCCATCTTGGGGAACTACGTGGTAAAGGAGATGAAGCCCTCTTCATTTAACGGCCAGTCTCCGGGCATAAGGGCGGACGTCTTCGACGAGAAAGGGAGACCTGCACCTCCCAACGTGGAGGGAGAGTTAGTTGTGCTGAGCGTCTGGCCCGGGATGACTAGGGGATTCTGGAGGGACCCAGAGAGGTACATCTCCACTTACTGGTCTAGGTGGAAGGGAGTATGGGTCCACGGAGACCTGGCCATGAAGGACGAGGAAGGATTCTTCTACATTGTGGGGAGAAGCGACGACGTAGTCAAGGTGTCAGGGAAGAGGATCGGACCAGGGGAGATAGAGGCTGTAATAGACTCTCACCCCTTTATCGTGGAGAGCGCGTGCGTTGGTGTTCCAGACAAGGTAAAGGGAGAGGTCCTGGTGTGCTTCGTGGTCCCCAAGGCCTCCAAGGAGGGGTTGGAAGCAGAGCTGTTGGAGTACTTAGAGGAGAAGCTGGGGAAGGCCTTGGTCCCGTCACATATCATCCTA